AAGCGATATTACTTTCGTTGTTGGAGAGCTTATCTACATCGACGCCGGTGACCTTAATCTCAGTTCCTTTGTCAATTTCTTCAAGCGAAATTGTGCTATAGAGTTGCAGGGCGAGCCCAAGGACGTCAAAACCGGGACCTAAGTTTGTGGTGCTCGCTGGAACACGAGCGGTCGCTTTATTGGGCATTAAATCTACCTTCGGAAATTAAGGGCAATTACCGGATCCTTGAAATTGCCGAATCCATCCGGGCTAAGGCTTCTTGGATATTCTCCAACGAATTGGCATACGATAGTCTTAAGTAGCCATCGCCATATTTACCAAACGCAGTACCGGGTAGGACGGCAACGCCTGCGTCCTCAAGTAGGTAGTCCGATAGATCTTGGCAGGAGAGGGGCAGTCGTGAGACATTGGGGAATACGTAGAACGCGCCGAGGGGCTTGATACAACTCACGCCCTCAATCGCATTGAGACCATCAACAATCGCATCACGCCGATGTCTGAACTCAGTAACCATTTCGTGGACAAAGTCTTGTGGTCCCGTTAGTGCCTCGATCCCCGCAAATTGCGTGAAGGTTGCCGTGCAGGAATTGGAATTAATGGTCAGTTGTGTAATCTTATCCGCTAGTTCTATAGGAGCAATCCCATAGCCCAACCGCCAGCCGGTCATAGCATAGGTTTTGGAGTGACCCTCAAGTAGAATCGTCCGTTCCTTCATGCCCGGTAGACTGATAAGGCTATCGTGCACGCCCTCATAAAGGATCCGTGAATAGACCTCATCTGTCAACACATAGAAATCGTGCTTAATCGCTAACTCGGC
This genomic window from Candidatus Poribacteria bacterium contains:
- a CDS encoding pyridoxal phosphate-dependent aminotransferase; its protein translation is MNFADRMDRLGTESAFEVLAKAKGLEAQGKDIVHLEIGQPDFITPGNIIEAAFKAMKDGHTGYGPSAGLLEFREVIAEHISETRGVEIHPDEVTVTPGAKPIIFFTILALANEGDEVIYPNPGFPIYESVIDFIDGKAVPLPLREEVDFRFRIEDLEASVSDQTKLLIINSPQNPTGGTLAKSDLEAIAELAIKHDFYVLTDEVYSRILYEGVHDSLISLPGMKERTILLEGHSKTYAMTGWRLGYGIAPIELADKITQLTINSNSCTATFTQFAGIEALTGPQDFVHEMVTEFRHRRDAIVDGLNAIEGVSCIKPLGAFYVFPNVSRLPLSCQDLSDYLLEDAGVAVLPGTAFGKYGDGYLRLSYANSLENIQEALARMDSAISRIR